In Gadus macrocephalus chromosome 11, ASM3116895v1, a single genomic region encodes these proteins:
- the LOC132467670 gene encoding prostaglandin reductase 3-like: MSVSSLLRTSCRRAFGVIGGGRRSGSDLLSGVHVIPRRSIIDLSYSTHFMDFKGSSIPSSMQKLTVTRLSQHFKEAVCLNTVPVPTPGDGDLLVRNRFVGINASDINYSAGRYDPSLKPPFDCGFEGVGEVVGLGLSASARHTIGETVAYFSDGAFAEYTVVPAKKAMAVPSAKPEFLTLLVSGATAYIALKRLGELTEGETVLVTAAAGGTGQFAVQFAKRAGCHVVGTCSTDEKAGFLKSIGCDRPVNYAAEDLGQVLRQEYPKGVDVVYESVGGGVFDLAVNSLATGGRLIVIGFISGYQSASGVATVKGGTLPIKLLQKSASVRGFFLPHFLRDYQEALGSMMQMVAQGTLVCEVDCGDQAQEGRFVGLESVFRAVDHLYAGKNLGKIVVEVAPAPFASSKL, from the exons ATGTCCGTGTCGTCCCTGCTGAGAACAAGCTGTAGGAGGGCGTTCGGTGTGATCGGTGGGGGGCGCAGATCGGGCTCCGACTTACTTTCTGGAGTTCACGTTATTCCGCGACGGTCCATTATAGATCTGTCATACTCCACACACTTCATGGATTTTAAAGGATCCTCGATACCCAGCTCTATGCAAAAGCTGACCGTGACGAGGCTAAGTCAACATTTCAAAGAGGCCGTCTGTCTGAACACAGTTCCAGTCCCGACGCCAGGCGATGGGGATTTGCTGGTTCGAAATCG TTTCGTAGGAATCAACGCCTCGGACATCAACTACTCGGCCGGGCGCTACGACCCCTCGCTGAAGCCCCCCTTCGACTGTGGCTTCGAGGGGGTGGGCGAGGTGGTGGGCCTGGGTCTCAGCGCCAGCGCCCGCCACACCATCGGGGAGACGGTGGCCTACTTCAGCGACGGCGCCTTCGCCGAGTACACCGTGGTGCCGGCCAAGAAAGCCATGGCCGTGCCCTCGGCGAAGCCAGAGTTCCTCACCCTGCTAGTGAGCGGGGCCACGGCCTACATCGCCCTGAAGCGCCTGGGGGAGCTGACGGAGGGCGAGACGGTGCTGGTCACCGCCGCCGCTGGCGGGACGGGGCAGTTTGCGGTGCAGTTCGCCAAGCGGGCGGGCTGCCACGTGGTCGGGACCTGCTCCACGGACGAGAAGGCGGGCTTCCTGAAGAGCATCGGCTGTGACCGGCCGGTGAACTACGCGGCTGAGGACCTGGGCCAGGTGCTGCGGCAGGAGTACCCCAAAGGGGTGGACGTGGTGTACGAGTCGGTGGGCGGCGGCGTCTTTGACCTGGCCGTCAACTCGCTGGCCACCGGGGGCCGGCTGATCGTGATCGGGTTCATCTCGGGGTACCAGTCGGCGTCGGGCGTGGCCACGGTGAAGGGGGGCACCCTGCCCATCAAGCTGCTGCAGAAGTCGGCCAGCGTGCGCGGCTTCTTCCTGCCCCACTTCCTCCGCGACTACCAGGAGGCCCTGGGCAGCATGATGCAGATGGTGGCACAGGGGACGCTGGTGTGCGAGGTGGACTGCGGAGACCAGGCGCAGGAGGGGAGGTTCGTGGGCCTGGAGTCCGTCTTCAGGGCGGTGGATCACTTGTACGCCGGGAAGAACCTGGGGAAGATCGTGGTGGAGGTGGCCCCGGCCCCGTTCGCCAGCAGTAAGTTGTGA